The Aerococcaceae bacterium DSM 111021 region TTCTATTCACGATCAGTTTTCTCGTACTTAAAGTTCTTCATATATTGCAAATAAATGGCATTGATTATGCTATGGTTTTATTTCCAATTTATATTTTACCGATGTTATTAAAGCCGAGAACCAATATAAAACTAACATTGTTTTTCATCAGTTTTTTTAATTTATTTGCATTATTTATAACTCACGATGGCGATAGTATGACAGTTACATTTATAATTTCAATTTTTTATTTTTTTAGCTCACTAATATCAATGAGTTATCAATTATTAGTAAAAAATAAATCTTCTTTAAGACGTGGATTTTTTTATGCCTTAGCATTTCACGCTGTGTTTGCTATTCCAATTGTATTGATGATTAATGTCACGTTAATTTCTGAAACTTCAATTAATATTTTATTGTTTATATTATTTAATTTATTGATTACTTTTGGTGTCTATTTCTTTATTGAACCATATTGGCATAAATTACTTAGTAGTAAAGCTCCATTAACGTTAAACCAACTAGCCAATTTAAACCATCCATTATTGAAGATTATTGTTGAGAAAGCTCCAGGCTCTTACCACCATAGTATGATGGTGGCAAATATTGCAGCGAATGCTGCAGATTCTATCGAAGCAGATTCTTCATTAGTACGAATTGCATCGTACTATCATGATATCGGCAAAGTGTTACACCCATTATTTTTCGTTGAAAACTTATCTGATGGTATGGGCTCTCCACATAAAATGATTACGGCAGAGGAAAGTGCTGCAATTATTATTGGTCACGTTACTGAAGGAGAGAAGTTATTGCGAGAATATGATATGCCTGAAAGTATCATTAATATTTGTATGCAACACCATGGAACAACTTTAGTTAAGTATTTTTATCATCAAGCTAAACAAAATAATACCCAAGTAAACGAAGATTATTTTCGTTACCCGGGCCCAAAACCACAGAGTAAAGAAGCAATGATTATTATGATTGCTGACTCTGTTGAAGCAGCTTCCAGAACAATCAAGGATCATACACAAGAAACATTTGAAAACTTAGTTCAAAATATTATAAAAGGGAAGCTATATGAAGGGCAATTTGAAGAATGTAATATAACAGTTTCAGAGTTAGAAAAAGTAAGAAAATCGATGGTTCATACTGTTGCAAGTATGTATCACACTAGAATCGAATATCCAGATTAAAAGACGGAGGACAAGTTATGATAATTGATTTAATAGACGAAGAAGGATTGTTGACTGAATCACATACAGACATGCTTAACCATATTATTACTCAAACAGCCCAAAAACTAAAGCTATCGCAAGGGATTGAAGTTGATATTTCAATTGTTTCAAATGAAGTCATTCATGAATTGAATAAAGAATATCGTGGTATTGATCGCCCAACGGATGTACTTAGTTTTGCATTAGAAGAAGATGTAGATGAGGCTCCCAACTTCAATTTTGATTCATTTTCTGATTTAGAAGATGGAAACGTAGTTTCAAAACATTTAGGGGATATCATTATTTCATTTGAAAAAACTGTGGAACAAGCTGCAGATTATGGTCATTCTGTTGAGAGAGAGCTTGCGTTTTTAGCCGTTCATGGCTTTTTACACCTTAATGGGTATGACCACCAGACTGAAGAAGAAGAAAGAGAGATGTTCTCGTTACAAGAAGAGGTGCTAGAGGAAAATGGCTTTTCACGAGGGCAATAGCAATTTTATAGAATCTGTGTACCATGCTCTTCAGGGTGTGATAGAGACAGTTAAAGTAGAGAAAAATATCAAAACTCACTTAGTCATTACGGCGTTTGTAATTATTGCTGGATTTCTATTTAATATAAGTTTAGTCGAATGGTTGAGTATTGTAATCTGTATCGGCTTAGTTTTAGGGATGGAATTACTAAATACATCCATAGAACATACAGTTGACTTGGCAAGCCAAATGCAATATCATAATCTAGCAAAAAAAGCGAAAGATGCATCAGCCGGTGCAGTTTTAATTGTAGCAATCATGTCTGTTGTAATAGGTATGATTATATTTATACCCAAAATATGGAAGATATTATATATCGATTAAGGAGTGTTTATGAAAAATAAGAATTTTAAATCAGGTTTTATCACTATTATAGGTAGACCGAATGTAGGTAAATCTACATTACTAAATCGTTTTGTCGGACAAAAAGTTGCAATCATGTCGGATAAAGCTCAAACTACACGTAATCGAATCCAAGGTGTAGTAACAGATGACGAAAGCCAAATTGTATTCATCGATACACCAGGTATTCATAAACCTAAACATGCTCTAGGAGATTTCATGCTGAAAGCAGCATATAGCGCATTAAAAGGTGTAGATGGTATATTAGTCGTTGTGAATGCCGCTGAAAAGATTGGCCCCGGTGACCGTCTTGTAATTGAACGAGTGAAACAAGCGAACATTCCTGTTTTCTTAGTTATTAATAAGATAGATTTAGTAACTCCCGATGAATTATTACCAATTATTGAAAGTTACCGTCATGAACACGACTTTGATGAAGTTTTTCCAATTAGTGCATCTGAAGGTAATAACGTTGATGAATTAATTAAAGGAATTAAAGCAATTATACCTGAAGGGCCACAATACTATCCAGCTGATCAAGTAATGGATCATCCGGAATACTTTATCGTCGCTGAATTTATCCGAGAAAAGATATTAGAATTAACACGTGAAGAAATCCCTCATTCTGTTGCTGTACAAGTAGAAAGTATGAAACGTAATGAAGATGACAAAATTGAAATTCAAGCAGTTATTATCGTAGAGCGTAGTTCTCAAAAAGGAATCATTATTGGATCACAAGGTTCAATGATTAAGAAAGTTCGTCAACGTGCACGACGAGATATCGAAACTCTGCTAGGTGATAAAGTAGATCTGGAATTATGGGTGAAAGTTCAAAAAAATTGGCGTGATCGACGGGCTCAATTGAATGATTTTGGTTATCGACCAGACAATTATTAATTTATAGAGGTGATTAGTTGAATGAACGGTTTGAAGGCATCGTTTTGTTTCAAAGGAAGCATCGCGAAAATGATGCGCTCGTAAAGATATTTACAAAGGAATTTGGAACTAAAATGTTCTTCGTAAAAGGATTACAAAAACCAAATCATCGGCTAACAAGTCAACTTGTCCCACTCACTGTCAATTATTATATTGGAAATATTAATGATGAAGGTTTATCTTTTCTTAAAGAAGCAAATACTTTAGAATTTCATCGACAAATCCAAACTGATTATCTTAAACAAGCTTATTCTAGTTACGTGACACAATTGGTTGATGCAGCAATTAATGATAATACACCAGATCTTAAACTATATACTATGTTTGCTAAGGCATTAGAACTAATTGATAGGAACGTGTCTTACGAAGCGATTGCGACAAGCATTGAAATTAAATTATTACGTTATTTTGGCTTTGATATAAACTTCACTCACTGTCGAATATGTGCTACGACAGTGCAACCATTTGATTTTAGTATGAGATTGCAAGGTGTTCTTTGTAAAAAACATTTTCATGAAGATAATCTAAGGATGCACGTATCACCAAAAGCGATGTATATTGCAAGTCGTCTCGATCTTGCCAGTTTGCAACAAATTAAAACTATAAAGGTCAGTCAAGAAACGATTCAAGAGTTACGTCGTTTAATGGATGAAATTTATAAAGAATTTGTAGGAGTGAATTTAAAGAGTAAAAGTTATTTAAATAATTTGGATACTCTAAGTGAATCAATGCAAAATGTTATAAAAAAACGAAATAAATCTGATTGAGAAATTGTGACAATTGTAGTATGATGGTCTATGTATTAAGGTACGTAAATAAGATAGTATAGCGAATCTAGGATAGTGAAAGCTAGATCAAATCGAAGGCAACCTTAAAAATGTTTTTTTAATTTAATAATTAGACATAAGTGCAAGTTAACGCTTGAATTAGGGTGGAACCGCGAATTTACTTCGTCCCTATGATTTAGATTTTTATCTAATCATAGGGGCAGTTTTTTTATTTTACAGAAAAGAGGAATTATCAATGGCAAAGACAATTCAAGAAATGATTTTAACATTACAACAATTTTGGGCAGAGCAAGGGTGTTTAATCCTACAAAGCTATGATACAGAAAAAGGGGCAGGTACAATGAGCCCGTATACTTTTTTACGAGCAATAGGACCAGAACCGTGGAATGCTGCTTATGTTGAACCTTCAAGACGTCCAGCTGATGGACGTTACGGCGAAAACCCTAATCGTTTGTACCAACATCACCAATTTCAAGTTGTAATGAAACCTTCACCAACGAATATTCAGGAGCTGTATTTGGACAGCTTAGTTGCATTAGGAATTGATCCTTTAGCACATGATATTCGTTTTGTAGAGGATAACTGGGAGAATCCTTCATTAGGATGTGCTGGACTTGGATGGGAAGTTTGGATTGATGGGATGGAAATTACTCAATTTACATACTTTCAACAAGTAGGTGGGCTTAAAGTGGATCCAGTTACGAGTGAATTAACGTACGGTTTAGAACGTTTAGCAATGTATATTCTAGATGTAGACAACGTCTATGATTTAGAATGGGCACCAGGTGTAAAATATGGAGAGATATTTAAACAGCCGGAGCTAGAACATTCGACATACTCTTTCGATGTGAGTAATACAGAAATGTTATTCACACAATTCAATGCGTTTGAACAAGAAGCATTGAATTTAATTGAGAAAAGTCTATCACATCCAGCTTATGATTATATTCTAAAGTGCTCTCATACGTTTAATTTACTTGATGCACGTGGAGTCATTTCTCAATCTGATCGCGCTGGTTATTTAGGTAGAATTAGAAAAATGGCACGTTCAGTTGCTCAAGCTTTTGTTAATGAGCGAGAAGCACTTGGTTTTCCACTGTTGAAAAAAGATAAAGCGTAAAGGAGCAATTGATATGACAAAAGATTATTTATTAGAAGTTGGTCTGGAAGAAATTCCGGCTCGTTTTTTAACAGAGTTGAGTGATCAATTGAAAAACAAAGTTGAGCAGTTCTTAACTGATAACCGATTAACTTATGATCATGCAGTTGCTTACTCAACACCAAGAAGATTAGCTGTAATCGTTAAAGGGATTTCCGAACAACAAGAAGATATTTCTGAGAAGGTAAAAGGTCCAGCACTTCGAATTGCTCAAGACGAAACGGGCAATTGGAGTAAAGCTGCACAAGGTTTCGTTAGAGGACAAAAATTATCAGTAGATGATATTTTCGTTGAGCAAATTAAAGACGAAGACTATATCTTTGTTGAAAAACATACCAAAGGTTTAACAGCAAATGAAGTATTAGAAAACATGGCTAATGTCTTAAATGCTTTAACTTTCCCTGTAAGCATGACTTGGCACTCATTCCACAAAAACTTTATACGACCAATCCATTGGATTGTATCATTACTTGATAATGAAGTAGTTCCATTTAAATTTATTAATATTGAAGCTGGAAAAATATCATCCGGACATCGATTCTTAGGGAATGATACTGAAATCAAATCAGTTGACTCGTATGTGGAGCAATTAAAAGATGAGTTTGTAATCGTTGATACTGCTGAAAGAAAGAATACGATTAGAAAGCAGATTGAGCAAATTGCATCTGATAATAATTGGATTGTTCCAATAACTGATGATTTATTAGAAGAAGTAACTGCCTTGGTTGAATGGCCGACTGCTTTCTATGGACAGTTTGAAGACGAATACTTAGAAATTCCACAAATTGTCTCTATCACAGCAATGCGTGATCATCAAAGATACTTCTATGCATTAGACCATAAAACAGATAAATTATTACCATACTTTATTTCAGTACGAAATGGTGATGCAAATCATATTGAAAATGTTGTTAAAGGGAACAAAAAAGTTTTAAGAGCACGATTAGAAGATGCTTTATTCTTTTATCAAGAAGACATGAAACATGATCTAGCTTATTTTTCAGATAAATTGGCAACTGTTAAGGAACACTTTAAATTAGGTACGTTAGCAGAAAAGCAAGAACGTGTTGAAAAGATTGTAAGTAAATTAGCAGAAGAAATTGATGAACCTGAAGCAGGGTCAATTGCAATGGAAGCAGCTAAAATATATAAATTCGATTTAATGACACAAGTTGTCAACGAATTTGATGAGTTACAAGGTCAGATGGGTGAAATTTATGCGACAGAATTTGGTGTATCAGCTGATGTTGCACAAACGATTAGTCAACAATATATGCCAACTAGTAGCGGTGGAGAATTACCAAATACATTATCCGGTGCTATGCTTGCTTTTGCTGACAAGTTTGATACACTATTAAACTACTTTAACATTGGTTTAATCCCTACAGGATCAAATGATCCATATGCTCTTCGCCGTCAAGCAATGGGTATGGTAGAAATTAGTGAAAAGTATGGTTGGAACTTTGATATGCAAGAATTTGTAAGAGTAGCAATTAAAGATATGAATGTAACTGAAGAAGACTTAGTAGAATCATTTATTCACTTTATCAAATTACGTATGCAACAGTTTCTTGAGAAAGAATCAATTGATTATGATATCATTCAAGCAGAGCTTCACGGTCACCATGCGAACATTCATGCTGGTGTTAATTTTGCTCGTGGCGTTCAGAAGTTAAAACAAGAATCACCAGAAGATTATAGAAACTTAGTAGAATCATTAACCCGTGTTGTTAATTTAGGTGCTAAAGAAAATATTTCCGGCACTTTTGAGGAAAATAAAGCTCAAACTGATTCAGAACGTAAGCTATTATCAATGCTAAAAGTAGACTTTATTGATAATAAAGAGAAAACATTAGAAATGTTTGTTAAATTATCAGAACCAATTGAGGATTATTTTAATAACAATATGGTTAATGATGAAGATGAAGCAATTAGAGCAAACAGATTAGCTACTATGAAATTCATTACTGAAAAAGTATTGAAATTTATTGATCCGAGAGAATTAAATAGTAAATTTTAAAAAAATACACATAGAAAGAAAGGAGTGATGTCAATGTCAACATTTTTAGATCACGCTAAAGTAGAAGTAAGAGCGGGTAAAGGCGGAGATGGAATGGTCGCTTTCCGTAGAGAAAAATACGTACCAGATGGTGGACCAGCCGGCGGTGATGGAGGTCGAGGCGGGGATGTTATTTTCGTTGTAGACGAAGGATTAAGAACTCTAATGGATTTCCGTTATAATCGTCATTTTAAAGCCAAAAATGGTGAAAATGGTATGAGTAAAAGTAAGTATGGAGCAGGTGCAGACGATTTAATCGTTAAAGTTCCACCTGGAACCATTCTACGTGACGCTGAAACAGGACAATTTATAGCTGATTTAGTTGAAAATGGTCAAAAATTCACTGTTGCTAAAGGGGGTCGTGGAGGTCGTGGAAATATTCGTTTTGCGACACACAAAAACCCAGCACCTTCAATCGCAGAAAATGGTGAACCTGGTGAAGAATTTGAGTTAGAATTAGAGTTAAAAGTACTTGCTGATGTGGCATTAATCGGTTATCCAAGTGTTGGTAAATCAACATTATTATCGATAGTGAGTAATGCTAAACCCAAAATTGCAGATTATCAATTTACGACATTAGTGCCTAACTTAGGAGTTGTTCAATTAAGAAACGAACAAGAATTTGTTGTGGCTGATATGCCAGGTTTAATTGAAGGAGCATCAGAAGGGGTAGGACTTGGAATTCAGTTCTTACGTCATATAGAAAGAACAAAAATAATGTTACATGTAATTGATATGGGAGCTGTACATGGCCGAGACCCATTTGAAGATTTCACGGATATTATGGATGAACTTGAAGCATATAATGAAAGATTATTGCTAAGACCTATGTTAATTGTTGCTAATAAGATGGATGAAGTCATTGCGGATGAAAATCTACAAATATTCGAGGACAAACTAAAAGAGTATTATGAAGAACGCCAATTAGACGTTCCTGAGATACACCCTATTAGTGCTTGGCAAAATCAAGGTATAGAATCGTTATTGAAAAAAACAGCTTCACTAGTTCAAAATGAGGAATTTATTCCGCTAGAAGAAGAAGAAGAAGTTGAAGAAGCATACTATACATTGAATGCAGAAGATGAGCCATTCCAAGTTGAGAAAGTTGAAGAAGGCTTCTACCGTATTACAGGTTCTCAGATTGAAAAATTATTTGCCATGACCAATATGGCACATGATGAAAGTATCGCCCGTTTCCAAAGACAAATGCGTGGTATGGGAATTGATCAGGCTCTTCGTGATATTGGAGCTCAGACGGGAGATATTGTTGAGTTATCAACATTCCAGTTTGAGTTTATGGATTAGGTGAGAGCATGTCACAAGAATCTAAGTCAAAAAAAAGATTAGATATTTTTGATGGACTCAAGGGTCTTTCAATCATAACAATTATTGTATACTATTTTTTCCAGCATATTTTACCAGGTGGATTCTTAGCTGTAAATATGTTCTTGTTGATCGCTGGTTTTTTTAACTTTAGACATTTTGTTAGTGCCAGTCAAAAGGGCATAAAAATAAACTATTTAGACTTTTATAAAAAACGTTTAAGTAGATTATTCTTTCCGATGTTGGCTATGATTATAACAGTGAGTACTTTTATCTTGTTATTCTCAAGGGGGTCATTATTTAACCTTCGGAATATGGCTTTATCTGGTCTAGCTTTTTTCAATAATTATTACCAAATACTGAACGAACAATCTTATTTTGTTCAAGCGGCAAACCCAAGTGCTTTTACACATTTATGGTATGTCGGTATATTAGGTCAACTCATACTAATTACGCCAATATTAATTTTGTTTTTTTATTCGTGGCATAAAAAACAAAGTACAACAGTCAATATGCTTCTAATATTAACTGTTGTGTCTGCGTTTTTGATGGGTTATTTATACAAAGATGGTCAGGATCCTACACGAATTTACTATAGTGTGTTTACACGAGCATTTTCTTATACTGCTGGTGGAGTTATCGGTTTAATTCTACCGATGAATTTATCTGCCAAGCCAATTAAAGGTAAGATAAATTGGATATTTAACGGATTAGGTACGTTGTTAATCATATTGATGTTCTTCATGTGTAAATTTATGTATGGAACCCAACCTTTTGCATATCGCTTTGGAATGAGTTTATTTACTTTATTAAGTGGTTTGTTTATTTTAGTTTCGATTCATCCAAGTACTATTTGGAATAAGATATTAAGTTTATCGCCACTGACATTTATTGGAAAACGTAGCTATTCATATTACTTGTGGTTTTATCCAGTTTATTTAATTATACCTAGTATGATGCAAGGACTTGGTTTACCATCATGGTTAAGTTATACAATTCAGTTTCTAATCATAGCTTTATTGTCTGAGATTAGTTATCGATTATTTGAGCAATACACTATAAGTTTACCAATTGGACAAGATTTTAATCTAAAAAAAACACGTCATCAATTGAAATACTTAAGATCACATAAAGGCTCGTTATTGAACGTTAAAATAATAACCGGTACATATATTGTAATCTTCGTTATTGGTGTTATTGGTATTTTTGCTGCACCTGAGCAACGCGCACAGACTGCAGAAGAATTACAAACGATTATTGAAACAAATACTCAGATCGCTGAAGAGACTCAAACTGAA contains the following coding sequences:
- the era gene encoding GTPase Era; this encodes MKNKNFKSGFITIIGRPNVGKSTLLNRFVGQKVAIMSDKAQTTRNRIQGVVTDDESQIVFIDTPGIHKPKHALGDFMLKAAYSALKGVDGILVVVNAAEKIGPGDRLVIERVKQANIPVFLVINKIDLVTPDELLPIIESYRHEHDFDEVFPISASEGNNVDELIKGIKAIIPEGPQYYPADQVMDHPEYFIVAEFIREKILELTREEIPHSVAVQVESMKRNEDDKIEIQAVIIVERSSQKGIIIGSQGSMIKKVRQRARRDIETLLGDKVDLELWVKVQKNWRDRRAQLNDFGYRPDNY
- the recO gene encoding DNA repair protein RecO; the encoded protein is MNERFEGIVLFQRKHRENDALVKIFTKEFGTKMFFVKGLQKPNHRLTSQLVPLTVNYYIGNINDEGLSFLKEANTLEFHRQIQTDYLKQAYSSYVTQLVDAAINDNTPDLKLYTMFAKALELIDRNVSYEAIATSIEIKLLRYFGFDINFTHCRICATTVQPFDFSMRLQGVLCKKHFHEDNLRMHVSPKAMYIASRLDLASLQQIKTIKVSQETIQELRRLMDEIYKEFVGVNLKSKSYLNNLDTLSESMQNVIKKRNKSD
- the obgE gene encoding GTPase ObgE, with translation MSTFLDHAKVEVRAGKGGDGMVAFRREKYVPDGGPAGGDGGRGGDVIFVVDEGLRTLMDFRYNRHFKAKNGENGMSKSKYGAGADDLIVKVPPGTILRDAETGQFIADLVENGQKFTVAKGGRGGRGNIRFATHKNPAPSIAENGEPGEEFELELELKVLADVALIGYPSVGKSTLLSIVSNAKPKIADYQFTTLVPNLGVVQLRNEQEFVVADMPGLIEGASEGVGLGIQFLRHIERTKIMLHVIDMGAVHGRDPFEDFTDIMDELEAYNERLLLRPMLIVANKMDEVIADENLQIFEDKLKEYYEERQLDVPEIHPISAWQNQGIESLLKKTASLVQNEEFIPLEEEEEVEEAYYTLNAEDEPFQVEKVEEGFYRITGSQIEKLFAMTNMAHDESIARFQRQMRGMGIDQALRDIGAQTGDIVELSTFQFEFMD
- a CDS encoding acyltransferase; translated protein: MSQESKSKKRLDIFDGLKGLSIITIIVYYFFQHILPGGFLAVNMFLLIAGFFNFRHFVSASQKGIKINYLDFYKKRLSRLFFPMLAMIITVSTFILLFSRGSLFNLRNMALSGLAFFNNYYQILNEQSYFVQAANPSAFTHLWYVGILGQLILITPILILFFYSWHKKQSTTVNMLLILTVVSAFLMGYLYKDGQDPTRIYYSVFTRAFSYTAGGVIGLILPMNLSAKPIKGKINWIFNGLGTLLIILMFFMCKFMYGTQPFAYRFGMSLFTLLSGLFILVSIHPSTIWNKILSLSPLTFIGKRSYSYYLWFYPVYLIIPSMMQGLGLPSWLSYTIQFLIIALLSEISYRLFEQYTISLPIGQDFNLKKTRHQLKYLRSHKGSLLNVKIITGTYIVIFVIGVIGIFAAPEQRAQTAEELQTIIETNTQIAEETQTEDTENVKVINNIEGLGQQEMLYANGLDVTFVGDSTLLASTKQIQNVFPKAVINGEVGRQLYNSVSVISSLDQGNLLKPTVVTMMGSNGTFTQGQINDYIESIGPEHDIFFVTSDTNRSWVPDANRQLLAAAQRYGNVHIIDWASYSNDQVGWQREDGAHPTEEGAHELSVFIAKEIYRQR
- the ybeY gene encoding rRNA maturation RNase YbeY, producing the protein MIIDLIDEEGLLTESHTDMLNHIITQTAQKLKLSQGIEVDISIVSNEVIHELNKEYRGIDRPTDVLSFALEEDVDEAPNFNFDSFSDLEDGNVVSKHLGDIIISFEKTVEQAADYGHSVERELAFLAVHGFLHLNGYDHQTEEEEREMFSLQEEVLEENGFSRGQ
- a CDS encoding HDIG domain-containing protein — its product is MNQQLRKQQTVLGVFFIPLIILIMSVLIFVMGFTEVQPEQFNFQINQVAEETVQAPVTIEDTEQTEINRERARSSVVDAYVFQPDILNQQVKQAEDFMTLIHSIRDNEYSTQDINGMLENNNLSELIDMTSIDVQRTETQSVPFGQLDSSEQLVIYYDAVLNSEVESVKDLNETLSDESISILLTISNSQLNEMQQQINDLLTSALSNEIESTDLNQIISDVNIYINELNIEDESKVIIRELMQELIVPTVVYSESETEKRRQEAENSVQPSYILQGQIIAQEGHIINQSTYRQLDLLGYLDRESNNDLLIAFIAVIIIHALVLFYFVRKEKPDALLDVEIGTNILAYGLLFTISFLVLKVLHILQINGIDYAMVLFPIYILPMLLKPRTNIKLTLFFISFFNLFALFITHDGDSMTVTFIISIFYFFSSLISMSYQLLVKNKSSLRRGFFYALAFHAVFAIPIVLMINVTLISETSINILLFILFNLLITFGVYFFIEPYWHKLLSSKAPLTLNQLANLNHPLLKIIVEKAPGSYHHSMMVANIAANAADSIEADSSLVRIASYYHDIGKVLHPLFFVENLSDGMGSPHKMITAEESAAIIIGHVTEGEKLLREYDMPESIINICMQHHGTTLVKYFYHQAKQNNTQVNEDYFRYPGPKPQSKEAMIIMIADSVEAASRTIKDHTQETFENLVQNIIKGKLYEGQFEECNITVSELEKVRKSMVHTVASMYHTRIEYPD
- a CDS encoding glycine--tRNA ligase subunit beta; translation: MTKDYLLEVGLEEIPARFLTELSDQLKNKVEQFLTDNRLTYDHAVAYSTPRRLAVIVKGISEQQEDISEKVKGPALRIAQDETGNWSKAAQGFVRGQKLSVDDIFVEQIKDEDYIFVEKHTKGLTANEVLENMANVLNALTFPVSMTWHSFHKNFIRPIHWIVSLLDNEVVPFKFINIEAGKISSGHRFLGNDTEIKSVDSYVEQLKDEFVIVDTAERKNTIRKQIEQIASDNNWIVPITDDLLEEVTALVEWPTAFYGQFEDEYLEIPQIVSITAMRDHQRYFYALDHKTDKLLPYFISVRNGDANHIENVVKGNKKVLRARLEDALFFYQEDMKHDLAYFSDKLATVKEHFKLGTLAEKQERVEKIVSKLAEEIDEPEAGSIAMEAAKIYKFDLMTQVVNEFDELQGQMGEIYATEFGVSADVAQTISQQYMPTSSGGELPNTLSGAMLAFADKFDTLLNYFNIGLIPTGSNDPYALRRQAMGMVEISEKYGWNFDMQEFVRVAIKDMNVTEEDLVESFIHFIKLRMQQFLEKESIDYDIIQAELHGHHANIHAGVNFARGVQKLKQESPEDYRNLVESLTRVVNLGAKENISGTFEENKAQTDSERKLLSMLKVDFIDNKEKTLEMFVKLSEPIEDYFNNNMVNDEDEAIRANRLATMKFITEKVLKFIDPRELNSKF
- the glyQ gene encoding glycine--tRNA ligase subunit alpha; this translates as MAKTIQEMILTLQQFWAEQGCLILQSYDTEKGAGTMSPYTFLRAIGPEPWNAAYVEPSRRPADGRYGENPNRLYQHHQFQVVMKPSPTNIQELYLDSLVALGIDPLAHDIRFVEDNWENPSLGCAGLGWEVWIDGMEITQFTYFQQVGGLKVDPVTSELTYGLERLAMYILDVDNVYDLEWAPGVKYGEIFKQPELEHSTYSFDVSNTEMLFTQFNAFEQEALNLIEKSLSHPAYDYILKCSHTFNLLDARGVISQSDRAGYLGRIRKMARSVAQAFVNEREALGFPLLKKDKA
- a CDS encoding diacylglycerol kinase family protein, with translation MAFHEGNSNFIESVYHALQGVIETVKVEKNIKTHLVITAFVIIAGFLFNISLVEWLSIVICIGLVLGMELLNTSIEHTVDLASQMQYHNLAKKAKDASAGAVLIVAIMSVVIGMIIFIPKIWKILYID